In bacterium, the genomic window AAGGCCGATGCGCTCATACTCCACCGCGTCCGTCCACTCCACGAACTTCACGACCAGGTGCACCTTCTTCAGGTCGCGGATCGCGCCGATGCCGAACATCTCCTTGACGTTGATGATCCCGAGGCCCCGGATCTCCATGTAGTACTTGGTGATGTCCGAGCCGCGGCCGTAGATCGCGTCCGGATCGACGCGCTGCAATTCCACGATGTCGTCGGCGACAAGGCGATGGCCTTTCAAAACGAGGTCGAGCGCGCATTCGCTCTTGCCGATCGCGCTCTTGCCCAAAAGCAGCACGCCGACGCCCGAGACGTCCATCAGAACGCCGTGCAACGTGGTGCGCCGCGCGAAACGGTTTTCGAGAAAATGCGTGAGCTTTTCGGTAAAGTCGTGCGTGGAGCGCTTGGTGCGCAGCACCGGCGTGCGCGATTCGCGCGCCAGTTCGAGGATGAGCTTGGGCGCCTCCATCCCCGCGGTCAGAACGCACACGCACACGCCCTTTCCGAAAAATTCGTTCAGGTTCGTGCGCGCGGTTTCGGGGTCCATGCGTTCGAGGTAGTCGATCTCGGCGCGGTCAAAGACCTGCACGCGCTGCGGCACGATGTGGCGCGTGTACCCGGCCAGGGCGAGTCCGGGGTTTTGCACGTGCGGGACACCGATCTTGTTGCCAAGGCCGATCTCGTCGGTGAGCGGCTTCAGCTCGAGATTCTCGGCCGCGGGGGCGACCAGTTCACGCACGCGCACAAAGGCCAAGGCTACGCTCCCTTGCCGCCACGCGGCGGCCGTCACGGCGCGTCACGCGGCTTCGTCGAAGGTCTCGATCGCGCGCATTATCCCGGCCGCGTCGCCCGACGTCAAAAGCGTGTTCCGCGCCGCGTCGTTCATCGCCAGACGATTGATGCGCGCCAACAGCGTCAGGTGCACGCTCACCGAATTTTCCGGCGCGACGATGACGAAAAACAGATGGGCGGGTTTCCCGTCCGCGCTGTCGAACTCGATGCCCTCGCTCGACCGGCCGACCGCCAGCAACACCTCGTCCAGGCCGGCCATCTTGGCGTGCGGGATCGCAACGCCCGCGCCGATGCCGGTGCTTCCGAGTTTTTCGCGGTCCTCGAGCACCTTTTGCACCGCGCGC contains:
- the hprK gene encoding HPr(Ser) kinase/phosphatase; this encodes MAFVRVRELVAPAAENLELKPLTDEIGLGNKIGVPHVQNPGLALAGYTRHIVPQRVQVFDRAEIDYLERMDPETARTNLNEFFGKGVCVCVLTAGMEAPKLILELARESRTPVLRTKRSTHDFTEKLTHFLENRFARRTTLHGVLMDVSGVGVLLLGKSAIGKSECALDLVLKGHRLVADDIVELQRVDPDAIYGRGSDITKYYMEIRGLGIINVKEMFGIGAIRDLKKVHLVVKFVEWTDAVEYERIGLDEQSYQILGVEMPMVTLPVRPGRNMTAIVEVAARNHLLKMEGYNAAQSFQASLLERISLGAVDDDTGDGE
- a CDS encoding PTS sugar transporter subunit IIA — protein: MKIQDFLSANRIVADLKGQERSAVLRELAMVLAESRPGLDARAVQKVLEDREKLGSTGIGAGVAIPHAKMAGLDEVLLAVGRSSEGIEFDSADGKPAHLFFVIVAPENSVSVHLTLLARINRLAMNDAARNTLLTSGDAAGIMRAIETFDEAA